Proteins encoded by one window of Microplitis demolitor isolate Queensland-Clemson2020A chromosome 6, iyMicDemo2.1a, whole genome shotgun sequence:
- the LOC103575644 gene encoding protein SCAI: MVMMAGMDEHERKVVMEFCHLLEKSKQLFNGLRDLPQYGHKQWQAYFGRTFDIYTKLWKFQQQHRAILDTKYGLKRWQIGEIASKIGQLYYHYYLRTSETSYLHEAYSFYAAIRGRAYYSRAAKEDRSDLMVKKLRYYARFIVVCLLLNKMKLVRELVGELDAQIADYASTYEPEDQVEWNLVLDEIKGFVKAESAVGVLYADSNPVVLTHRLGPLTSPPIERSSPMCLTLQEILIVGNCADQVKFSELSVDMFRMLQTLEREPRDDPTHIHDASPAGRLPFRPGPYPGPENGMPRRDNPHKYLLYKPTYSQVQVFLASGFKELPANGALLLYLSADGCFSTVKHPEEMGYDLGGVSTSSKRDPEHGKRPSGGKEPHCLYPGDLYPFTRKPLFVIVDSDNSYVFQQIPRYFGQPLMVLMSPQETPSTLRDLRHGGSLFTLFLHSPLAAFCLICNVGSLAVHHWERCQSYVERFLVEASRLVIRSRCESSILQFFGDDFLRLLVVRYVFCDVVLHLHRSFRGRHQRPCCHPQLPEADVLQHPALQHIVLDLAGCLDARDHFLDSNELA, translated from the exons ATGGTCATGATGGCTGGTATGGACGAGCACGAGAGAAAAGTCGTCATGGAGTTCTGTCATCTGCTCGAAAAGAGCAAGCAGCTGTTCAACGGGTTGCGCGACCTACCCCAGTACGGGCACAAGCAGTGGCAGGCTTACTTTGGTCGAACGTTTGACATCTACACCAAGCTCTGGAAGTTCCAGCAGCAGCACAG agCAATATTGGACACAAAGTATGGGTTGAAAAGATGGCAAATAGGAGAGATAGCAAGTAAAATTGGGCAGctgtattatcattattatttacgtaCGAGTGAGACTTCGTACTTGCACGAAGCGTACTCATTTTATGCAGCAATCCGAGGACGCGCTTACTACAGCCGCGCTGCCAAGGAAGACCGCAGCGACCTTATGGTAAAGAAGCTTCGCTACTACGCACGTTTTATTGTCGTATGTTTGCTTTTGAACAAAATGAAGCTGGTACGTGAGCTGGTGGGAGAGTTGGACGCCCAGATCGCCGACTACGCGAGCACATACGAGCCCGAGGACCAGGTCGAGTGGAATCTGGTGCTGGACGAGATAAAAGGATTCGTCAAAGCCGAGTCGGCGGTGGGTGTCCTCTACGCGGACTCAAACCCCGTGGTGCTGACCCACCGACTGGGCCCACTGACGTCGCCGCCGATCGAACGATCGTCACCCATGTGCCTCACTCTGCAAGAGATACTAATCGTCGGCAACTGCGCCGACCAGGTTAAGTTCAGTGAACTCTCAGTGGATATGTTTAGAATGCTACAGACCCTCGAGCGCGAGCCACGCGATGATCCAACGCACATTCACGACGCCTCTCCCGCGGGTCGACTGCCCTTCCGACCTGGGCCCTATCCGGGCCCGGAAAACGGGATGCCCAGGCGGGATAATCCTCACAAGTACCTGCTTTATAAGCCGACCTACAGCCAGGTTCAGGTTTTCCTGGCCAGTGGTTTCAAAGAGTTACCGGCTAATGGAGCGCTTTTGCTTTATTTGTCTGCTGATGGATGCTTTTCTACTGTTAAACATCCCGAAGAGa TGGGTTACGACCTGGGAGGCGTGTCAACGAGCAGCAAACGTGATCCGGAGCACGGAAAGAGGCCTAGCGGCGGCAAGGAGCCACACTGTCTCTATCCCGGGGACTTGTATCCGTTCACGAGGAAGCCGCTGTTCGTGATTGTCGACTCAGACAACAGCTACGTGTTCCAGCAGATACCCAGATACTTTGGGCAGCCGCTTATGGTGTTGATGTCGCCCCAGGAGACGCCCTCGACCCTGAGGGACCTGCGCCACGGAGGCAGTCTCTTCACTCTATTCCTTCACTCTCCTCTCGCCGCCTTCTGCCTTATATGCAACGTCGGTAGCCTCGCCGTGCATCATTGGGAACGCTGCCAGAGCTACGTCGAACGATTCCTCGTTGAGGCAAGCCGGCTCGTCATTCGTTCCAGATGTG AAAGCAGCATACTGCAATTTTTCGGTGATGACTTTCTCCGACTGCTGGTGGTGCGCTATGTGTTCTGCGACGTGGTCCTACACCTGCACAGGTCTTTCCGAGGGCGTCACCAGCGGCCGTGCTGCCACCCGCAACTCCCAGAAGCCGACGTGCTTCAACACCCGGCACTCCAGCACATAGTCCTGGACCTCGCGGGGTGTCTCGACGCACGAGATCACTTCCTGGACAGCAATGAACTAGCCTGA
- the LOC103575643 gene encoding uncharacterized protein LOC103575643 translates to MEHEKGRTSRASSTSSLGREVRCGCQYFQSDSLLPERRAMMMLSRPSSRGSAKITPAGICEHEYEPVGAGMSPKTVGPAPVVRILDTDIVPVGDSDDSIDVGGRFSPGPILVGDVVLPLDGRIEDSAMESRELGSGELSGEEPETAQELQDRLEERFFNAATPVTESRTDGEINTSQVDSSVMEELPLRRGARGLPYKIRTQAGKLRTRLKNIQRPNFTLPANERRHKSSPKIRSDRSKSDKSKSRSSDKSSTLERSSKSSSTDKRTRMERIRASLPDRPRFSLPDKSKFTLPDRPKFNFPQRAKFHLPERPKINLPKMRSSFRLPAMPGRRRAPSLAEQQRQYSNESNAGSRKNIFDFATVPRLFDRKSKAAKDYATSSPKESRASSSGTATESATLPRAKKPKGSFGTRWTQRFTDIKFADDDEEGPTSIEREKPWQQTALEKPRLSLRGQESLEGSEPLGWEESDERRKSLQTEELPYHHEFRVPEDREQEEEHHQQHKHQEVMKKILSRANKIFRGDSEDSYEPPQIDPRLYGDQNVALEDSGGSKERDLYRVAFEPVDPREYKKAHARDKRAEAVTPEVEMPEDQVELEEEEIDEELEEEEEMEVEEEEIEENIEQSSELEEDTSARSDREQQASSGSSCDRRRRGVIEEIDSDEFFLRAKGISQDDMHVGRYLTSEIRDALRTPVNALADQVTVVAKPPQRPQRTRSIRKRESVESYDPAPMRPKRRSQESDFDSRLHENDDSFSESRHRIVYHADSAPLDLDRQEPLDDIVVVKPIRRKSRTSLRSSSQVPSDPIKEISPELPIPPAVPKRRKRRVHDKLEINLRINGIESCNGHHIDHVDHLDHVDVIEERVRPKSEPPMKPTRVPSHETISITSKVDEEEYIEPAPVPPKRHSRSRTTSIFQDDDRTSREAESIPELGYDVEEMQRDDDSARFELPGYAVIEKREKPPRPPPPRKRRKDKFATVPRSMGGPVRPMRNYSTLRPRSRTPSVVSKTPQEDDLTPYVEIESDDEHKNLLSGEVLSKMATRPLPAPPRPPRAKKDKSKVSHVEEEPMEYGGDLTEAYASTQTDPLPDDMVIEEEITQAKLVVAPSSSGSQIMVSMERIPSPAYFRPSLTAISHERIPSPQEFYTRSSAISEPDIRGSRITPDRDILDSRDRVPDVPPLPQAKEELYPLRSKSPSMPPDVHPERPDSRIVGLEELEERLSAFLNNETLKISSLEVADLKVDRLSVANLEAHKISASEIDAVVVSASEIANASEEDHAVHPSLLEELIAIKAQLELVSTQVQESQDKDPHSQDSRTDSTIAEAKYPFKDSRAIEPDHLQLDPLTRTTETRAIFSSQGVERPPSPVTIPSEPKPKEPEKPKPAEDPPKERERDRSRSSSPVGLHLRQTASPVRSLPPVISVTPDSPDTLHQLFESAEIKPQRATITYSDNEPERQSRPSSPPTHSRPSSPSSQSRPSSPPQQQFIAFTSSQIPPQFFALSSASHTDEPSIIDMTQQLVRALRLAGKRAMRHFVNYMVSRVTREESEAKIREIELAICALLLIIAGLIIVCFAGPRTITHHHHWDYFNPPRL, encoded by the exons ATGGAGCATGAGAAGGGCCGGACATCGCGAGCCTCGTCGACGTCCAGCCTCGGGAGAGAAGTGAGATGCGGGTGCCAGTACTTCCAGAGCGACTCCCTGCTGCCAGAGCGACGAGCGATGATGATGCTGTCACGACCTTCGTCCCGCGGCTCCGCCAAGATTACACCAGCTGGCATTTG TGAGCACGAGTACGAGCCGGTGGGCGCTGGGATGTCGCCGAAGACAGTGGGGCCAGCACCGGTGGTCAGGATCCTCGACACGGACATCGTGCCGGTGGGTGACAGCGACGACAGCATTGACGTGGGTGGACGCTTTAGTCCAGGCCCGATTCTCGTTGGGGACGTGGTCCTGCCACTTGATGGCCGCATCGAGGACAGTGCGATGGAGAGCCGGGAACTAGGAAGCGGTGAGCTCTCCGGCGAGGAGCCCGAGACCGCGCAAGAGCTGCAGGACAGGCTTGAGGAAAGATTCTTCAACGCGGCGACCCCCGTCACCGAATCCAGGACCGACGGCGAGATCAACACGAGTCAG gTGGACTCATCGGTGATGGAGGAGCTACCGCTGCGACGAGGTGCGAGGGGGCTGCCCTACAAAATTCGAACTCAAGCTGGAAAATTACGTACgcggttaaaaaatattcaacgacCCAATTTCACACTTCCCGCGAACGAGCGAAGACACAAATCATCCCCTAAAATTCGTTCCGATAGATCTAAATCCGATAAATCTAAATCACGATCATCCGACAAGTCATCGACACTAGAAAGATCATCTAAATCATCATCGACAGACAAACGAACACGAATGGAAAGAATACGAGCGTCATTACCAGATCGTCCGCGTTTTTCATTgccagataaatcaaaatttacgtTACCCGACCGgcctaaatttaattttccacaACGGGCTAAATTTCATTTACCAGAACGccctaaaataaatttaccaaaaatgAGATCGAGCTTCCGGTTGCCGGCAATGCCGGGTCGACGAAGGGCTCCGTCGCTGGCCGAGCAGCAGCGACAGTACAGCAACGAGTCCAACGCGGGATcgcgtaaaaatattttcgattttgcGACGGTACCGCGTTTATTTGACAGAAAGTCAAAGGCCGCTAAAGACTACGCGACATCGTCACCAAAGGAATCGCGAGCCTCGTCATCGGGAACAGCAACTGAGAGCGCGACTTTACCGCGAGCTAAAAAACCTAAAGGTTCTTTTGGTACCAGATGGACTCAGCGTTTTACTGACATTAAATTTGCTGACGATGACGAGGAAGGACCGACGTCGATTGAACGGGAAAAACCGTGGCAGCAAACAGCgttagagaaacctagactgTCGTTACGAGGTCAAGAGTCTTTAGAAGGGTCTGAACCGCTGGGCTGGGAAGAGTCTGACGAACGTCGTAAAAGTCTTCAAACTGAAGAGCTACCTTACCATCATGAGTTTAGAGTACCAGAGGACCGAGAACAAGAGGAAGAGCATCACCAGCAGCACAAGCATCAAgaagttatgaaaaaaatacttagtcgTGCGAATAAAATATTCCGTGGAGACTCGGAAGACTCGTACGAGCCACCGCAAATCGATCCCCGACTGTACGGTGATCAGAATGTTGCTCTCGAAGACTCTGGAGGCAGCAAAGAAAGGGATTTATATCGAGTGGCCTTTGAACCTGTGGACCCTCGAGAGTATAAAAAGGCACATGCCAGAGACAAACGTGCGGAGGCGGTGACACCAGAAGTGGAGATGCCTGAGGACCAAGTGGAGCTCGAGGAGGAGGAGATAGACGAGGAGTTGGAGGAGGAAGAAGAAATGGAAGTTGAAGAGGAAGAGATTGAGGAAAATATAGAACAGTCTAGTGAACTTGAAGAGGACACGTCAGCTCGTTCTGATCGAGAGCAACAGGCCTCGAGTGGGAGCTCCTGCGATCGTCGGCGTCGCGGTGTCATTGAGGAAATTGATTCCGATGAATTCTTTTTACGTGCCAAAGGCATCAGTCAAGATGACATGCATGTAGGGAGGTACTTAACCAGCGAAATACGGGATGCATTGAGAACGCCAGTTAATGCTCTCGCGGATCAAGTGACTGTGGTTGCTAAGCCTCCTCAGAGACCGCAGCGCACTCGCTCGATAAGAAAGCGGGAGTCCGTTGAATCATATGACCCTGCACCAATGAGGCCTAAGCGTCGCAGCCAGGAGTCGGATTTTGACTCCCGGTTGCATGAAAATGACGACAGCTTCTCGGAGTCGCGACATAGAATTGTTTATCACGCGGACTCAGCGCCCCTGGACCTAGACCGACAGGAACCGTTGGATGACATCGTCGTCGTCAAGCCGATTCGCAGAAAATCACGCACCTCACTGCGCAGTTCTTCCCAGGTACCTTCTGACCCCATAAAAGAAATTTCTCCGGAGCTACCGATACCTCCAGCAGTCCCTAAGAGACGTAAGCGACGAGTTCATGATAAGCTGGAGATTAATTTACGTATCAATGGAATTGAATCGTGTAACGGTCATCATATTGATCATGTTGATCATCTAGATCATGTTGATGTGATTGAAGAGCGTGTCAGACCGAAATCAGAGCCGCCGATGAAACCAACGAGAGTTCCAAGTCACGAGACAATTAGCATCACTTCAAAAGTCGACGAGGAAGAGTACATTGAACCGGCGCCAGTACCTCCAAAGAGACACTCACGTTCGAGAACAACATCAATATTTCAAGACGATGATAGAACGTCTCGAGAAGCCGAGTCAATACCCGAGTTGGGATATGACGTTGAAGAAATGCAGCGGGACGACGACAGCGCGAGGTTCGAACTTCCAGGTTACGCGGTAATTGAGAAGCGAGAGAAACCACCAAGACCTCCTCCACCCCGCAAACGACGTAAAGATAAATTTGCCACCGTCCCTAGATCTATGGGAGGCCCAGTACGACCAATGAGGAACTACAGTACTCTGAGACCCAGATCGCGGACGCCGTCAGTAGTCTCGAAAACTCCACAGGAAGATGACTTGACGCCTTACGTCGAGATCGAGTCCGATGACGAGCACAAAAATTTACTCAGCGGAGAAGTGCTGAGTAAAATGGCAACCAGACCTCTGCCAGCACCCCCACGCCCGCCGCGGgctaaaaaagataaaagcaAAGTCAGTCATGTGGAAGAGGAGCCAATGGAGTATGGAGGCGATCTAACGGAAGCTTATGCTTCAACACAAACCGATCCATTGCCAGATGACATGGTCATTGAGGAAGAAATAACCCAAGCTAAACTGGTCGTCGCTCCTTCGAGTTCCGGTTCCCAGATTATGGTCTCCATGGAACGAATTCCCAGTCCCGCGTACTTCAGACCCAGTCTTACGGCCATTTCGCACGAAAGAATACCCAGTCCCCAGGAGTTTTACACGAGATCATCAGCGATTTCGGAACCAGATATCAGAGGATCGCGGATTACACCTGACCGTGATATTCTAGACTCCAGAGACCGTGTGCCTGATGTTCCACCTCTACCACAAGCCAAAGAAGAACTCTATCCTCTGAGAAGTAAAAGTCCTTCAATGCCTCCCGATGTTCATCCAGAAAGACCAGACTCGAGGATCGTAGGCCTAGAAGAACTTGAAGAAAGATTGTCAGCTTTTCTCAACAATGAAACGCTAAAAATATCAAGCCTCGAAGTCGCCGATCTCAAAGTAGACCGACTCAGTGTCGCGAATCTCGAGGCTCATAAAATATCAGCCTCTGAAATCGACGCGGTAGTGGTCTCTGCCTCGGAGATAGCAAACGCCAGTGAAGAAGACCACGCAGTTCATCCGTCCTTGCTTGAAGAATTGATAGCCATCAAAGCCCAGTTGGAGCTCGTGTCGACTCAGGTCCAAGAGAGCCAAGACAAAGACCCGCACTCTCAAGATTCCCGTACAGATTCAACTATCGCAGAAGCTAAATACCCGTTCAAAGACTCGAGAGCCATTGAACCAGATCACCTGCAGCTGGATCCACTGACCAGGACCACAGAAACACGGGCGATATTTTCTAGTCAAGGAGTCGAGCGTCCTCCAAGTCCAGTGACGATTCCAAGTGAACCAAAGCCCAAAGAACCCGAGAAACCAAAGCCCGCTGAAGATCCACCCAAAGAACGAGAACGAGATCGGTCTCGCTCCAGTTCCCCTGTCGGACTGCATCTGAGACAAACCGCATCTCCAGTACGGTCACTGCCTCCAGTGATTTCGGTGACCCCCGACAGCCCTGACACTCTGCACCAACTATTTGAATCTGCAGAAATAAAACCTCAGCGCGCAACAATAACTTACTCAGACAACGAACCAGAACGTCAATCGCGTCCATCATCACCACCGACTCATTCGCGTCCTTCATCGCCTTCGAGTCAATCCCGTCCATCATCGCCGCCACAGCAACAATTTATAGCATTTACGTCATCCCAAATTCCTCCCCAATTCTTCGCTCTGTCATCAGCATCTCACACCGACGAGCCCAGTATAATCGACATGACCCAACAGCTGGTCCGCGCACTCAGACTCGCCGGCAAACGCGCCATGAGACACTTTGTCAACTACATGGTATCACGAGTGACCCGCGAAGAATCCGAGGCCAAGATCAGAGAAATCGAACTCGCGATCTGCGCGCTTCTGCTCATCATCGCCGGACTGATAATCGTCTGCTTCGCTGGACCCCGCACCATCACCCATCATCATCACTGGGACTACTTCAATCCTCCGCggttataa
- the LOC103575641 gene encoding ataxin-3 has translation MESIFHEKQEGYLCAQHCLNALLQGPYFNAVDLANLAQQMDEEERLRMAESGVDSDDYRRFMQQPSENMDDSGYFSVQVISSALKVWGLELIPYNSTEPTALIAQDNPSQMRAYICNYKGHWFTIRKLGNQWFNLNSVLSGPQLLSDTYLSMFIAQLLQEGYSIFIVIGDLPQCTADDVLLKNPVTTASKSRPSVTKPESVGYRLGTAAEDEREKIQQAVAAFGRVQVPTSSLNSFTASSSGDKSKERIIPITVEDDDDGYDDAANLKKALQLSLQDTDDDPEKSLNLRLNLNSNSKQTSPEEEEDDELRKALQLSLECVTAPTTPDPDDLRWRRLAYLSSLSRSGNESKLNT, from the exons ATGGAGagtatttttcatgaaaag CAAGAGGGATACCTGTGTGCCCAACATTGTCTGAATGCGCTGCTCCAGGGACCATATTTCAATGCCGTCGACCTGGCGAACCTGGCCCAGCAGATGGACGAGGAGGAGAGACTGCGAATGGCCGAGTCTGGAGTCGACTCTGATGACTACAGGCGATTTATGCAG caaccGTCAGAGAACATGGACGACAGCGGGTATTTTTCTGTCCAAGTGATAAGCAGTGCACTTAAAGTCTGGGGCCTTGAGTTGATACCTTACAATAGCACCGAACCAACGGCACTTATTGCACAAGATAATCCTTC ACAAATGAGAGcttatatttgtaattacaAAGGGCACTGGTTTACGATACGCAAGCTGGGGAACCAGTGgttcaatttaaattctgtGTTGAGTGGACCCCAGCTGCTTTCTGACACCTACTTGTCTATGTTCATTGCACAGTTACTTCAAGAag GTTActcaatttttatagtaattggAGACCTCCCCCAATGTACAGCTGATGATGTGCTGTTAAAAAATCCAGTAACGACGGCCAGTAAATCGAGACCATCAGTTACTAAACCGGAGTCTGTGGGATACAGATTGGGAACTGCGGCAGAGGATGAGCGCGAAAAAATTCAGCAAGCAGTTGCTGCTTTTGGCCGTGTCCAGGTTCCTACATCTTCGCTTAACTCATTCACGGCGTCATCGTCAGGAGACAAATCTAAAGAAAGAATAATACCCATCACCGTAGAAGATGACGACGACGGATACGACGACGCtgcaaatttgaaaaaagcgCTTCAGCTCTCGCTCCAAGACACCGATGACGACCCTGAAAAATCACTCAACCTGAGACTGaacttgaattcaaattcaaagcAGACGTCTCCAGAGGAAGAGGAGGACGACGAGCTTAGGAAGGCTCTCCAGCTGAGTCTGGAATGCGTCACAGCTCCAACTACTCCAGATCCCGACGACTTGCGCTGGAGACGTCTTGCGTACCTGAGCAGCCTCTCAAGATCCGGAAACGAgtctaaattaaatacttaa
- the LOC103575642 gene encoding negative elongation factor E, with amino-acid sequence MVYLHFPSNLTEEEKMLQDKYNKLKRKKKALQDLKTPKPEPERMPQVPKRPTEARDAREVAKKLIKSGVITAPKTPKRPEQSFKRPRGLERKLNSTEKTISSYQPFCPTQPEEEEADAAARPRVKGLYESFVSAKSDSRPVDKAPLKPELKPRAGNTIFVSGYKISEDYLKKHFTSFGSILNISMEAEKNRGFITFDKPEAAERAISEMDGSMVSSIQLKVSLARRQPVIEPINDTTSSAVWSSIAANYSQKSAHKDGRDMKVYDEDLFQ; translated from the exons atggtGTACTTACACTTCCCCTCAAATTTAACTGAGGAAGAAAAAATGCTACAagacaaatacaataaattaaaacgaaag aAAAAAGCGCTGCAAGATTTGAAAACTCCAAAACCAGAGCCAGAGCGAATGCCCCAGGTACCAAAGCGTCCTACGGAAGCGCGCGATGCAAGAGAAGTCGCTAAAAAACTGATAAAGTCCGGGGTGATAACTGCGCCGAAGACCCCCAAGAGACCTGAGCAGTCTTTTAAGAGACCGAGAGGCCTGGAGCGGAAGTTAAACAGCACTGAGAAGACCATCTCCTCGTATCAGCCCTTCTGTCCTACACAACCGGAAGAAGAGGAAGCTGACGCTGCAGCCAGACCCCGGGTCAAGGGTCTCTACGAGTCTTTCGTCAGCGCTAAGAGCGACAGCAGGCCCGTTGACAAGGCTCCTCTGAAGCCGGAGCTTAAACCGCGAGCCGGCAACACCATCTTCGTCTCCGGTTACAAAATCTCCGAGGACTACTTGAAGAAACACTTTACCTCTTTTGGAAGCATCTTGAATATTTCGATGGAGGCCGAGAAGAA cCGTGGTTTCATTACCTTTGACAAACCGGAAGCAGCCGAGCGCGCAATAAGCGAGATGGACGGCAGCATGGTTTCATCAATTCAGCTGAAAGTATCTTTAGCTCGTCGGCAGCCAGTTATTGAACCAATAAACGACACTACCTCAAGTGCTGTCTGGTCATCCATCGCTGCTAATTATTCACAGAAGAGTGCCCACAAAGACGGCAGAGATATGAAAGTTTATGATGAAGATTTGTTCcaataa